Proteins from one Mycobacterium sp. EPa45 genomic window:
- a CDS encoding GNAT family N-acetyltransferase, with translation MERVNPAATNSFDVAELAETVDVAELAELAAATFPLACPPTSPPGEIAAFVAANLSRERFADYLTDPSRTVLAARADGRMVGYAMLIDGVGTDADVALAVTLRPAVELSKLYVLAEGHGSGVAAALMDAAVERAVRAGARCVWLGVNQKNRRAQRFYGKHGFAVAGTKTFTMGTHTEHDYVMVRPL, from the coding sequence GTGGAACGTGTGAACCCGGCCGCCACCAACAGCTTTGACGTCGCCGAGCTCGCCGAGACCGTCGACGTCGCCGAGCTCGCCGAACTCGCCGCCGCCACCTTCCCCCTCGCGTGTCCGCCCACCTCCCCGCCCGGTGAGATCGCGGCCTTCGTCGCCGCCAATCTGTCACGGGAGCGCTTCGCCGACTACCTGACCGATCCGTCACGCACCGTGCTCGCCGCCCGGGCCGACGGCCGAATGGTCGGCTACGCGATGCTGATCGACGGTGTCGGCACTGACGCCGACGTCGCGCTGGCGGTGACACTGCGGCCCGCGGTCGAACTCTCCAAGCTGTACGTGCTGGCCGAGGGCCATGGCTCGGGAGTGGCTGCGGCGCTGATGGATGCGGCGGTGGAGCGCGCGGTCCGCGCCGGGGCTCGCTGCGTCTGGTTAGGTGTGAACCAGAAAAACCGTCGGGCGCAACGGTTCTACGGCAAACACGGGTTCGCCGTCGCCGGCACCAAGACCTTCACCATGGGAACACACACCGAACACGACTATGTCATGGTGCGCCCGTTGTAA
- a CDS encoding SpoIIE family protein phosphatase, producing the protein MDVGSASGPDDHVGDDLALVDWASTPLGPGEDWPQSLRTAVSILLSSRFPMWMAWGSDLTFFCNDAYRRDTLGRKYPWALGRPAREVWAEIWGDIGPRIERVLTTGEATWDQGLLLFLERSGYPEETYHTFSYSALRDDSGHVIGMLCVVTEETDRVIGERRMATLRHLGSDPSVVRTEHEMLAFAARQLADNPRDLPFSLTYLFDEEGDARLAGVSGIAPDHPAAPAVLSADGSSLWPVDEPANGRSVVIDLSGEPFTDLPTGAWQEPPKQALVTPLLAQGGTPSGLLVAALNRYRPLDEEYRGFINLVAGHIATGVSSARSYSEQQRRADELAELDRAKTTFFSNISHEFRTPITLILGPVAELRAHAPTLDERAQRELDAIHRNGLRLAKLVNTLLDFSRIEANRVQAHYEPADLAQVTAELASVFRSAIDRADLELIVDCQPLDDPVYLDRDMWEKVVLNLLSNALKYTFAGSITVRVTRQGDEALVTVADTGIGVPADEMPRLFERFHRIESARARSTEGSGIGLALVKELVGLHGGSITADSIEDVGTTFTIRLPIGAGHLPAEALSPATTGRTTSGIAEPYVQEALRWLPDSEDGDLSAVPDTPPAAIAPRRVLVADDNADMREYLVRLLRGAGYRVDAVSDGQQALSRIRAERPDLVVSDVMMPRLDGLALVAALRTDPHTVGVPVLLLSARAGQEASIEGLQAGADDYLVKPFVAAELLARVRANIELSRLRNHHTRWRTALVESLQEAFFVCDEVGAVIEINKAFTDILGFGPEDLPYAPEHPWWPNADTQPEAHRQIVDAFSSIPERPHGSYTVPVNHRDGHRVWITANIAHAQDPETGRGVMVGTFRDVTAEHYTVQRQTALATLNQQLAQADAVDDALHGALEQIRGQWSAQRVLAAIFPVRDSAADAVRPEFAGDADDAQWDALPAPVRERITALGSSGDLLTPDVSIAGSAGIALQHPRGVLVVWIELPAERPFTPEDMTLLTVLAGRLGQGLQRVHQVDQQRETALALQHSILGPANLPAGFAVRYQPASHPLQVGGDWYDVIALDDGRIALVVGDCVGHDLTAATVMGQLRSACRALLLERSSPAAALAGLDRFAARLPGAQSTTAFCAVLDPETGELVYSSAGHPPPILVCADGSTTLLEGGHSLALGIRPDRERPQEVVTIPAQGTLLLYTDGLIERRRRSLDDGIEEATNVVRDDSALDLDPLADQIMTSLAPPGGYQDDVALLIYRHPKPLEVTIPADAMHLAPARAALRDWLTAAGIDHDQAQDVLVAAGEAVTNAIEHGYRHTDGGTITLKATSEVDLLRLTITDAGSWKPKQTGYTHRGRGIQIMEALMEDVAILPDATGTVVRLSTRIRR; encoded by the coding sequence GTGGACGTTGGATCAGCCTCCGGCCCCGACGATCACGTCGGTGACGATCTGGCCCTTGTTGACTGGGCGTCGACGCCGCTTGGCCCCGGCGAGGACTGGCCGCAGAGCCTTCGGACCGCCGTCAGCATCCTGCTGTCGTCCCGTTTCCCCATGTGGATGGCGTGGGGCTCCGACCTGACATTCTTCTGCAACGACGCCTACCGGCGCGACACCCTGGGCCGGAAATACCCGTGGGCACTCGGCCGGCCCGCCCGCGAGGTGTGGGCCGAGATCTGGGGAGACATCGGCCCGCGCATCGAGCGGGTACTGACCACCGGCGAGGCGACGTGGGACCAGGGCCTTCTGTTGTTCCTGGAGCGGTCGGGCTATCCCGAGGAGACGTATCACACGTTCTCCTACAGTGCGCTGCGCGACGACTCCGGGCACGTCATCGGCATGCTCTGCGTGGTCACCGAGGAAACCGACCGGGTGATCGGCGAACGCCGGATGGCCACATTGCGTCATCTCGGTTCGGATCCGTCGGTGGTGCGCACCGAGCACGAGATGCTGGCGTTCGCGGCCCGCCAGCTCGCCGACAACCCGCGCGACCTGCCTTTCAGCCTCACCTACCTGTTCGACGAGGAGGGCGACGCGCGGCTGGCCGGAGTCAGCGGCATCGCACCCGATCATCCCGCCGCGCCGGCGGTGCTCTCTGCCGACGGTTCGTCGCTCTGGCCCGTCGACGAACCCGCCAACGGAAGATCGGTAGTGATCGACCTTTCCGGAGAACCGTTCACCGATCTGCCGACCGGGGCATGGCAGGAGCCGCCGAAGCAAGCTCTGGTCACGCCGCTGCTGGCTCAGGGTGGTACGCCGTCGGGGCTCCTGGTCGCAGCACTGAACCGATATCGGCCCCTCGACGAGGAGTACCGCGGCTTCATCAACCTGGTCGCCGGCCACATCGCCACCGGGGTGTCCAGCGCCCGCAGCTACAGCGAGCAGCAGCGGCGGGCTGACGAACTCGCCGAGCTGGACCGCGCCAAGACCACGTTCTTCTCCAACATCAGCCACGAGTTCCGCACCCCGATCACCCTCATCCTCGGTCCCGTGGCGGAGTTGCGCGCGCATGCGCCGACTCTCGACGAGCGCGCACAGCGAGAGCTTGATGCCATCCACCGCAATGGCCTGCGGCTGGCCAAACTTGTCAACACCCTGCTGGACTTCTCCCGGATCGAGGCCAACCGGGTGCAGGCGCACTACGAGCCGGCCGATCTGGCCCAGGTGACCGCCGAACTGGCCAGCGTGTTCCGCTCGGCCATCGACCGTGCCGACCTGGAATTGATCGTGGATTGTCAGCCCCTGGACGATCCGGTGTACCTGGACCGCGACATGTGGGAAAAGGTCGTTCTCAACCTGCTGTCCAACGCGTTGAAATACACCTTCGCCGGGTCGATCACGGTACGGGTCACCCGCCAGGGCGACGAAGCTCTGGTGACCGTCGCCGACACCGGTATCGGAGTGCCGGCCGACGAAATGCCCCGGCTGTTCGAACGGTTTCACCGGATCGAAAGTGCTCGCGCGCGGTCCACGGAGGGCAGCGGCATCGGACTGGCTCTGGTGAAGGAGCTTGTGGGCCTGCATGGCGGCAGCATCACCGCCGACAGCATCGAGGATGTCGGCACCACGTTCACCATTCGGTTGCCGATAGGAGCCGGCCATCTGCCCGCCGAGGCGCTCAGCCCGGCCACGACGGGCCGAACGACCTCCGGCATCGCCGAACCCTACGTGCAGGAGGCGCTGCGCTGGCTGCCTGATAGCGAGGACGGTGACCTGTCCGCCGTGCCGGACACGCCGCCCGCCGCCATTGCGCCGCGCCGCGTGCTGGTCGCCGACGACAACGCCGACATGCGCGAATACCTCGTCCGACTGCTGCGCGGCGCCGGGTATCGCGTCGACGCGGTGTCCGACGGCCAACAAGCTCTGAGCCGAATCCGCGCTGAACGGCCCGACCTGGTTGTCAGCGACGTGATGATGCCCCGCCTCGACGGGCTGGCACTGGTGGCCGCGCTGCGGACTGATCCGCACACCGTCGGTGTACCGGTGCTGTTGTTGTCGGCCCGAGCCGGCCAGGAGGCGTCCATCGAAGGTCTGCAGGCCGGAGCCGACGACTACCTGGTGAAGCCGTTCGTCGCCGCCGAACTGCTGGCGCGCGTTCGGGCCAACATCGAGCTGTCCCGGTTGCGCAATCACCACACCCGTTGGCGCACCGCGTTGGTGGAGTCACTGCAGGAAGCGTTCTTCGTCTGCGATGAGGTCGGCGCCGTCATCGAGATCAACAAGGCCTTCACCGACATCCTCGGCTTCGGTCCCGAGGATCTGCCGTACGCGCCGGAGCATCCGTGGTGGCCGAACGCCGACACCCAGCCCGAAGCGCACCGGCAGATCGTCGACGCGTTTTCGAGCATCCCGGAGCGCCCGCACGGCAGTTACACCGTTCCGGTGAACCACCGCGACGGGCACCGGGTGTGGATCACCGCGAACATCGCCCACGCCCAAGACCCCGAGACCGGCCGCGGCGTCATGGTCGGCACGTTCCGCGACGTCACGGCCGAGCACTACACAGTGCAACGCCAGACCGCGCTGGCCACACTGAATCAGCAACTGGCACAAGCTGATGCCGTAGACGATGCGCTGCACGGGGCACTGGAGCAGATACGTGGGCAGTGGTCGGCACAGCGCGTGCTGGCCGCGATCTTCCCCGTGCGAGACAGCGCAGCTGACGCTGTCCGTCCGGAATTCGCGGGTGACGCGGACGATGCACAGTGGGATGCCCTCCCGGCACCCGTGCGGGAGCGAATCACCGCCCTTGGCAGTAGTGGCGATCTGCTCACCCCCGACGTCAGCATTGCCGGGAGCGCCGGCATCGCGCTGCAACACCCGCGCGGCGTTCTGGTGGTCTGGATCGAACTTCCCGCAGAACGACCGTTCACACCCGAGGACATGACGTTGCTGACGGTGCTTGCCGGCCGCCTCGGGCAGGGCCTGCAGCGGGTCCACCAGGTGGACCAACAGCGTGAAACCGCTCTGGCACTGCAGCATTCGATCTTGGGGCCGGCAAACCTGCCTGCCGGATTCGCGGTGCGGTACCAGCCCGCGTCGCACCCGCTGCAGGTGGGCGGCGACTGGTATGACGTGATCGCACTCGACGACGGCCGGATCGCACTGGTTGTCGGCGACTGCGTGGGTCACGACCTGACCGCGGCAACGGTGATGGGACAATTGCGCAGCGCCTGCCGCGCACTGTTGCTCGAAAGATCCAGTCCTGCAGCAGCATTGGCAGGACTGGACCGATTTGCCGCCCGGCTGCCCGGCGCACAGTCCACCACCGCATTCTGCGCGGTCCTGGATCCGGAGACCGGGGAGCTCGTGTATTCCAGCGCCGGACATCCGCCGCCGATCCTGGTGTGCGCAGACGGCAGCACCACCTTGCTCGAGGGTGGACACTCCCTCGCGCTGGGTATCCGACCGGATCGAGAACGCCCTCAGGAAGTGGTGACGATACCCGCACAAGGCACCCTTTTGCTGTACACCGACGGCCTCATCGAGCGCAGGCGCCGCTCGCTCGATGACGGAATCGAGGAGGCTACCAACGTCGTTCGCGATGACAGTGCCTTGGACCTCGATCCGTTGGCCGACCAGATAATGACGAGCCTGGCACCACCAGGCGGATACCAGGATGACGTCGCCTTGTTGATCTACCGACATCCCAAGCCACTGGAAGTGACCATCCCGGCCGATGCCATGCATCTGGCCCCAGCCCGCGCCGCCCTGCGCGACTGGCTGACCGCAGCCGGGATCGATCACGACCAAGCCCAGGACGTGCTTGTCGCCGCCGGCGAGGCAGTCACCAATGCCATTGAGCACGGCTACCGCCACACCGACGGCGGCACAATCACTTTGAAGGCCACGTCCGAGGTCGACCTGCTGCGCCTGACGATCACCGACGCCGGCTCCTGGAAACCCAAGCAGACCGGCTACACCCACCGGGGCCGGGGCATCCAGATCATGGAGGCTTTGATGGAGGATGTCGCGATCCTCCCCGACGCCACCGGCACCGTCGTCCGCCTGTCCACGCGGATCCGCCGATGA
- a CDS encoding sensor histidine kinase KdpD yields MSSANDLAVVRRAGRVAAIQASVALAAVLLVVGGVVFTVYVRAQNRQIDTELQTLAMSADDANDPPPDMELALRENNGEVSTSDGGQPGVPLLSGQPGFGDLRTGGRHYRTLVVDRPEGRVVAMMDLAPYRAGRNRLLMSVAFAELAGILASIAVVALLTRRSVRPLTQALALQRRFVADASHELRAPLTVLHTRAQMLAQRAGTATPDALRADAEALVSDTRVLSDIVDDLLASATMAAGHSPRDRVDLASVAADVQHSLAPYADGLGVSLRFEQPSSTDSFEVIGSGAALRRALTALVDNALGHEHSGGVVDMRLRRQAAMITAEVADDGVGIDADAMATLFTRFAHGTEHTTRTGRQSYGIGLALVREIAHAHGGDVTVESAVGHGATFRLTLPAAPVG; encoded by the coding sequence ATGAGCTCCGCGAACGACCTCGCGGTGGTGCGGCGGGCGGGCCGCGTCGCTGCCATCCAGGCGTCCGTCGCTCTGGCGGCGGTGCTGCTGGTCGTGGGCGGGGTGGTCTTCACGGTGTACGTGCGCGCGCAGAACCGTCAGATCGACACCGAGTTGCAGACGTTGGCGATGTCGGCCGACGACGCGAACGACCCGCCCCCGGACATGGAACTGGCGTTGCGGGAGAACAACGGTGAGGTGTCGACCAGTGACGGCGGCCAGCCCGGCGTGCCGCTGTTGTCGGGCCAGCCCGGATTCGGCGACCTTCGAACCGGGGGGCGGCATTACCGGACGCTGGTAGTGGACCGGCCGGAGGGCCGAGTGGTGGCGATGATGGATCTTGCGCCCTACCGCGCCGGCCGTAACCGTCTGCTGATGTCGGTGGCCTTTGCCGAGTTGGCGGGCATTCTGGCGTCGATCGCGGTTGTGGCGCTCCTCACCCGCCGGTCGGTACGTCCGCTGACCCAGGCGCTGGCATTGCAGCGCCGGTTCGTCGCGGACGCATCGCACGAACTGAGAGCCCCATTGACGGTGCTGCACACCCGGGCCCAGATGCTGGCGCAGCGGGCCGGCACCGCAACCCCCGACGCGCTTCGCGCGGACGCCGAGGCGCTGGTCTCTGATACCAGGGTGCTCAGCGATATCGTCGACGACCTTCTGGCTTCGGCGACCATGGCGGCGGGGCACTCGCCGCGTGATCGGGTCGATCTGGCCTCGGTCGCAGCCGACGTGCAGCACAGCCTGGCGCCGTATGCCGACGGGCTCGGGGTGAGTCTGCGGTTCGAACAGCCAAGCAGCACCGACTCTTTCGAGGTCATCGGATCCGGCGCCGCGCTTCGCCGGGCGCTGACCGCTCTGGTGGATAACGCCCTGGGCCACGAACACTCCGGCGGCGTGGTCGATATGCGACTGCGGCGGCAGGCCGCGATGATCACAGCCGAGGTCGCCGACGACGGCGTCGGCATCGACGCCGACGCGATGGCGACGCTGTTCACCCGCTTCGCGCACGGCACTGAGCACACCACCCGGACGGGTCGACAGTCGTACGGGATCGGTTTGGCGCTGGTGCGCGAGATTGCCCACGCCCATGGCGGCGACGTCACCGTCGAGTCCGCTGTCGGTCACGGAGCCACGTTCAGACTGACTCTTCCCGCCGCTCCGGTCGGCTAG
- a CDS encoding response regulator transcription factor — protein sequence MPTPNTPALLVVEDDRALSAMLATLFTDEGYRVDTAFDGQQGLHRGLTGGYDALIVDRGLPVMDGSDLIALLRSKGVSTPALILTARGAVDDRVEGLDAGAQDYLVKPFEIPELLARVRALLRRIDTSATVISAGGLRLDRVTRRVSGATADDVEVELSEREASLLATLMAAPKRVFSRAYLLDAVFDGVESGGAVDLYVHYLRRKLGKQVVRTVHGAGYRFGLE from the coding sequence GTGCCTACGCCGAACACCCCTGCGCTTCTGGTCGTCGAGGATGACCGCGCCTTGAGTGCGATGCTGGCGACGCTGTTCACCGACGAGGGGTATCGCGTGGACACCGCATTCGACGGACAACAGGGCCTGCATCGTGGCCTGACCGGTGGCTATGACGCGCTCATCGTGGATCGGGGGCTCCCCGTGATGGACGGTTCGGATCTGATCGCGCTGCTGAGGTCGAAGGGGGTCTCGACGCCCGCCCTCATCTTGACGGCACGCGGAGCGGTGGACGACCGCGTCGAGGGCCTGGATGCGGGCGCGCAGGATTACCTGGTCAAACCGTTCGAAATCCCCGAGTTGCTGGCGCGGGTGCGCGCACTGCTGCGGCGTATCGACACTTCGGCCACCGTCATCTCGGCCGGCGGCTTGCGGCTGGACCGCGTGACCCGCCGGGTGTCAGGAGCGACGGCCGACGACGTCGAGGTCGAGTTATCCGAGCGGGAGGCCTCGCTACTGGCAACCCTGATGGCCGCGCCCAAGCGGGTGTTCAGCCGCGCGTACCTGCTCGATGCGGTGTTCGACGGCGTCGAATCGGGCGGAGCTGTGGATCTTTATGTCCACTATCTGCGGCGCAAACTCGGCAAACAGGTGGTCCGCACCGTGCACGGCGCCGGTTATCGATTCGGGCTCGAATGA
- a CDS encoding FAD:protein FMN transferase, with protein MAVDAEHRAVADVLTAEHHGSPRIMIVAEREHSTAETHWQRWTMDMQIIVTDTDALGPARRAVDTELDAIDAAASRFNPDSEINTLARTGEPTQISELLAELLGAALRAAQQTDGDIDPTIGARLIELGYDRDLNVTNSPLPLAVSGIQSAHWSMISLAGRVAAVPRGVVLDLGATAKAVAADRCAARAHRATGAGVLVNLGGDIATAGEAPSGGWQVLVCDGDDEPTSLVALPAGAAMATSSTLRRRWRSGGQMLHHIVDPRSNWSADPVWRTVSVAAESCLAANTVSTAAVIRGWRAVEWIRGQAVSARLVDSDRIVHTVGGWPPDEACGWR; from the coding sequence GTGGCCGTTGACGCCGAACACCGTGCAGTCGCCGATGTTCTCACCGCCGAGCATCACGGGTCCCCGCGGATCATGATCGTCGCCGAGCGTGAGCATTCGACCGCGGAAACCCATTGGCAGCGTTGGACGATGGACATGCAGATCATCGTCACGGACACCGACGCGCTTGGTCCTGCACGGCGAGCCGTCGACACGGAGCTCGATGCCATCGATGCCGCAGCCTCGCGGTTCAATCCTGATTCGGAGATCAACACCCTGGCACGGACCGGCGAGCCCACGCAGATCAGCGAGTTACTCGCCGAACTGCTCGGCGCGGCACTGCGGGCAGCGCAGCAGACCGACGGGGACATCGACCCGACGATCGGCGCCCGGCTCATCGAGCTTGGCTACGACCGCGACCTCAACGTCACGAATTCACCGCTGCCGCTTGCCGTGTCCGGAATCCAGTCGGCGCACTGGTCGATGATCAGCCTCGCCGGGCGGGTGGCCGCCGTGCCCCGCGGCGTGGTACTCGACCTCGGCGCAACCGCCAAGGCCGTCGCGGCCGATCGCTGCGCCGCCCGTGCCCACCGAGCCACCGGGGCGGGTGTGTTGGTGAACCTCGGGGGTGACATCGCCACGGCGGGGGAGGCGCCGAGCGGGGGATGGCAAGTACTGGTCTGCGACGGTGACGACGAGCCGACGTCGTTGGTCGCGCTGCCGGCCGGGGCGGCGATGGCCACGTCGAGCACCCTGCGCCGCCGCTGGCGATCTGGGGGCCAGATGCTGCACCACATCGTCGATCCTCGGTCCAACTGGTCGGCGGACCCGGTGTGGCGCACGGTCAGCGTGGCGGCCGAGAGCTGCCTGGCCGCCAACACGGTCAGCACCGCCGCGGTGATCCGGGGCTGGCGGGCCGTCGAATGGATTCGCGGACAGGCGGTTTCCGCGCGTCTGGTGGACAGTGACCGGATCGTGCACACCGTCGGCGGGTGGCCGCCGGACGAAGCTTGCGGGTGGCGATGA
- a CDS encoding NADH-ubiquinone oxidoreductase-F iron-sulfur binding region domain-containing protein, whose translation MTAQRLFAAAGASVAEHRAEFGELPAVTRDSLVRRLNAAGLTGRGGAGFATGRKVDSVSGRQPVVIGNGAEGEPLSAKDVTLLARAPHLVLDGLTLTANALAAQSVSLYVPPQVLAAVQIAVDERQETAGNQCRIAVVEAPDDFLAGEESAVVSRIEGGPALPRDRTVLPTKSGVRGRPTLVSNVETFAHVALIARYGPNWFRSVGDPAQPGTMLATVSGTFMPTTVVEVPTGIALGDLVARTESTSPGRLQALLVGGYHGSWVPADVVGRARLSKNGLAPFGAAPGAGVIHLLGSDECGLARTAEVAAYLADQSARQCGPCRYGLPKLSTLLDELAFGDVDDDLVGEIHRMVGLVDGRGSCRHPDGTARFVRSALAVFASDIDHHRRGSCQAARDVAVGEAR comes from the coding sequence ATGACGGCACAGCGACTGTTCGCCGCCGCGGGAGCCAGCGTCGCCGAGCATCGAGCAGAATTCGGTGAACTTCCGGCGGTGACTCGCGACAGCCTCGTCCGGCGCCTGAACGCGGCCGGGCTCACCGGCCGGGGTGGCGCCGGCTTCGCGACAGGTCGCAAGGTCGATTCCGTGAGTGGGCGCCAACCGGTGGTGATCGGTAATGGCGCCGAAGGTGAGCCGCTCAGCGCGAAAGACGTGACGCTGCTGGCTCGGGCTCCGCATCTCGTTCTCGACGGCCTGACTCTCACCGCCAATGCGCTTGCCGCCCAATCGGTGTCACTCTATGTTCCCCCGCAGGTGTTGGCCGCCGTGCAGATCGCCGTGGACGAGCGTCAGGAGACGGCGGGGAACCAATGCCGAATCGCTGTCGTCGAGGCACCTGACGATTTTCTCGCCGGCGAGGAATCGGCCGTCGTCAGTCGCATCGAGGGTGGGCCCGCGCTGCCGCGCGACCGAACGGTGCTGCCCACCAAATCCGGCGTCCGTGGCCGGCCAACACTGGTCAGCAATGTGGAAACTTTTGCCCATGTTGCGTTGATCGCCCGGTATGGCCCGAACTGGTTTCGTTCCGTCGGCGACCCGGCACAGCCGGGAACGATGCTTGCCACCGTATCGGGCACGTTCATGCCGACCACGGTGGTCGAAGTTCCTACCGGAATTGCGTTGGGCGACCTCGTCGCCCGGACTGAATCCACCAGCCCAGGTCGTCTTCAGGCACTCCTTGTGGGCGGGTACCACGGCAGCTGGGTTCCGGCGGACGTCGTGGGACGGGCGCGACTATCCAAGAACGGTCTTGCGCCGTTCGGGGCGGCCCCGGGTGCGGGTGTCATCCACCTGCTTGGTAGCGATGAATGCGGCTTGGCGCGGACTGCTGAGGTCGCCGCCTATCTGGCGGACCAGAGCGCCCGGCAGTGCGGGCCGTGTCGTTATGGCCTGCCCAAGCTGTCGACGCTGCTCGATGAACTCGCCTTCGGCGACGTCGACGACGATCTCGTTGGCGAGATCCACCGGATGGTCGGCTTGGTCGATGGTCGCGGATCCTGCCGCCATCCGGACGGCACCGCACGATTCGTTCGCTCCGCGCTCGCCGTGTTCGCAAGCGACATCGACCATCATCGGCGCGGAAGCTGTCAGGCCGCGCGCGATGTTGCGGTTGGAGAAGCGCGATGA
- a CDS encoding ferric reductase-like transmembrane domain-containing protein, producing MAAGRSLRVAMTSEALWALGRGCGITALGFLTLSLTLGIVTRSGRPLPALPRFAVAEVHRFAALAGTLLVALHVGLLFADPYAQLKVIDFVLPFLGAYRPLWQGLGTLALDLLIVVIASSLLRQRLGLRAFRVVHWTSYALWPIALAHALGNGTDTDQLWFRVFAGCCAVAVAGTLAWRLYAGFAEYARARNSVDA from the coding sequence GTGGCCGCCGGACGAAGCTTGCGGGTGGCGATGACAAGCGAGGCACTGTGGGCCCTGGGCCGCGGCTGCGGCATCACCGCGCTGGGATTCCTCACTCTTTCCCTGACTCTCGGCATCGTCACCCGATCGGGCCGTCCGCTGCCGGCACTGCCGAGATTCGCCGTCGCCGAGGTGCATCGATTCGCGGCGCTGGCCGGGACATTGCTGGTAGCACTGCACGTGGGCCTGTTGTTCGCTGACCCCTACGCGCAGCTGAAGGTGATCGACTTCGTGTTGCCCTTCCTCGGGGCCTACCGGCCGCTGTGGCAGGGCCTGGGCACCCTGGCCCTGGACCTCCTGATCGTCGTCATCGCCAGCAGCCTGCTTCGACAGCGACTCGGACTGCGCGCTTTTCGCGTCGTCCATTGGACCTCCTACGCGCTGTGGCCCATCGCACTGGCGCACGCTTTGGGCAACGGAACCGATACCGACCAATTGTGGTTTCGCGTATTCGCCGGCTGCTGCGCGGTGGCCGTAGCCGGCACCTTGGCCTGGCGTCTGTACGCCGGATTCGCCGAGTATGCGCGCGCACGAAACTCGGTCGACGCATGA
- a CDS encoding DUF4010 domain-containing protein: MDLQQIEPFLVALAIGLLLGFERERSHIRRLPAGSRSFALLSLVGAVAASFNAWTLVAGMLAVGALLALAYLRSSRDDPGTTTEIAAMVAYLLGALAYTRPALAVALAVIVTVLLVSKSRIHRFAREIVSEIEVEDAIKFFVVAFVILPMLPDRQIGPYGVLNPAKVWLLVVLLTGIGWVGYIGVRALGPRRGLLITGLAGGFVSASATTASMGRAARTSAGLRAPLAGALLASGATFVQLLLVIAVVDVDVLRRLWLPVTAAAVVLFGVALAVYRSASKSQRRDPAPAGDTADDADTADAESKPPPRPFALRPALILTAVLTVALLVGRWGADVLGPQGAVLAAFAAGLADAHAGSVAAASLAAKGDITVDTALIAVTAALGSNLLVKIALAFTAGGRRFGLGFLAGMAGPAVVFGASVTAAVMLG; this comes from the coding sequence GTGGACCTACAGCAGATCGAGCCATTCCTGGTGGCGTTGGCCATCGGCCTGTTGCTCGGCTTCGAACGGGAGCGTAGTCACATCCGCCGATTGCCGGCCGGTTCGCGGTCGTTCGCGCTGCTGTCGCTCGTCGGCGCCGTGGCGGCCAGCTTCAACGCGTGGACGCTGGTGGCGGGAATGCTGGCCGTCGGTGCGCTTTTGGCGCTGGCCTACCTCCGCTCGAGCCGGGACGACCCGGGCACCACCACCGAGATCGCGGCCATGGTGGCCTATCTGCTCGGTGCGCTCGCCTACACCCGGCCCGCACTGGCCGTTGCCCTCGCCGTGATCGTGACGGTGCTGTTGGTGTCGAAGTCGCGCATTCACCGCTTCGCCCGCGAAATCGTCAGCGAAATCGAGGTCGAGGACGCGATCAAGTTCTTCGTGGTGGCTTTCGTGATCCTGCCGATGTTGCCCGATCGGCAGATCGGTCCCTACGGCGTCCTCAACCCGGCGAAGGTCTGGCTGTTGGTCGTGTTGCTCACGGGCATCGGCTGGGTGGGCTATATCGGTGTGCGGGCACTGGGCCCCCGGCGTGGCCTGCTCATCACCGGCTTGGCCGGTGGTTTCGTCTCGGCCAGCGCGACGACGGCGTCGATGGGTCGCGCCGCCCGCACCTCGGCCGGCTTGCGCGCGCCGCTGGCGGGCGCGCTGTTGGCCAGCGGCGCCACCTTCGTACAGCTCCTTCTGGTGATCGCTGTGGTGGACGTCGACGTGTTACGCAGGCTGTGGTTGCCGGTGACCGCGGCAGCTGTCGTCCTTTTCGGCGTCGCACTCGCGGTCTACCGGAGTGCAAGCAAGAGTCAGCGGCGTGACCCCGCGCCCGCCGGCGACACCGCCGACGACGCCGACACCGCCGACGCCGAATCCAAGCCGCCCCCAAGGCCGTTCGCACTGCGACCCGCCCTCATACTGACCGCAGTCTTGACCGTCGCCCTGCTGGTTGGACGCTGGGGCGCTGACGTATTGGGGCCTCAGGGCGCCGTGCTGGCCGCGTTCGCGGCGGGCCTTGCCGACGCACACGCCGGCTCGGTCGCGGCGGCAAGTCTTGCCGCCAAAGGCGATATCACCGTCGACACCGCGTTGATCGCGGTCACCGCCGCACTCGGGTCCAATCTGCTCGTCAAGATCGCGCTGGCCTTCACCGCGGGCGGCCGACGTTTCGGCCTCGGGTTTCTGGCCGGGATGGCGGGCCCCGCCGTGGTGTTCGGTGCCTCGGTGACCGCGGCCGTCATGCTCGGCTGA